Genomic window (Methanoculleus thermophilus):
GGACCAGGTATGCTCGTAGGGCACGCCGAGGCGAAGCCCCTTCTCGATGATATCCACTTTCGACATCTGGACGAAGGGCGTCATCAGTCTGATCCGCGGTTTGGCTGCCGTCCCAAGATCGATCGCCCGCTGGAACGCCTCGATGAACTCCGGCCGGCAGTCGGGGTACCCGGGGTAGTCTCCGGTCTGGACGCCGATGAAGATCGCCTCCGCGTGGCGGGCCTCCGCGAGACTGGTCGCGATGGCGAGGAGGTTCGCGTTCCGGAACGGGACGTAAGTGTTTGGGATCCCCTCTTCTTCTCCGACATACTCCTCGACCGGGATGTTCTCGTCGGTCAGGCTCGAGGCCCCAATCTTCTTGAAGTGTTCAAGGCCGATCTCGACGAACTCCACCGCACCGAGCAGGCGAGCAATCTCTTTGGCGCACTTGCGTTCTTTTACCTCTGTCCGCTGGCCGTAGGTGAAGTGGAGCGCGATGATATCGTAGCCCATATCTTTTGCAACGTAGGCGAGGGTGGATGAGTCCATCCCGCCCGAGAGAAGGCATACCGCTTTCTTCATTTTATCCCCAGGATCTTGTGGAGTTGGACCTGGAACCTCACCGGGAGGTTCTCTTTTACAATCTGCTCTGCGATTGCGCGGCGGTCGGTCCCCTCCACCGGGGAGATGAAGACCTCGCCGCGAATCTCGCACCGGTTCATCACTGCCCGGGCGTAGAGGAGGTCGTCCTCGTCGGCCACCACGAACTTGACGGAGTCGCGGGGGGTGATGTGGGCGAGGAGCCGAAGATCGCTTCTTGCGCCGGACGAGGGGCATTTCACATCCATGCAGATGGAGGCATAGGGTTGCATCTCGCGGAAGTCGCGGGTGCCGTTTGTCTCGATCTCGACGGAATATCCATGAAGGCTGAGTTTCTTTAAGAGTTCGAGAACCTCGTCGTGCTGCAGGAGCGGCTCCCCGCCGGTGATACAGATATGCTTCCCGTTCTGCAGCCAGACCCGGTCGAGGACCTCCCCGACGCTCATATTGCGCCCCCCTTCCTGGGCATAGGAGGTGTCGCACCAGGCACACCGGAGGTTGCACCCTGCAAGCCTGATAAACGTGCAGGGCCGCCCCTGGTTTTTCCCCTCCCCCTGGAGGCTCCGAAAGATCTCACTGACGAACATAGGTGCGCTCTGCGTAACTGGATGCCGACTCCCAGACCCGGATCTTGGCCACGCGGGCGTCAGATCCCTGCTGTGCAGCCATAGCATCGATCATCTCTGCTATCAGCCCGGCAAGGAGTTCGCTCGTTGGATCGCCGGAGGTGGTGATAACCGGGTGGAACTTCTCGATGCATTCTGCCATCGGATCGGCCTCGTTCAGGATCACCTGGTGATCGAACCGGCCGACGACCTCCTTGATGGTGTTGTAGTCTAAGACGATCCCGGTGCGCTCGTCTGGTGTTCCCTCGATCCAGACCTCTACCCGCCACTGGTGGCCGTGCAACCGGAAGCACTTCCCCTGGTAATGGATCAGGCGATGGGTTGCCTCGAAAAAGACCTCCTTGTATATCCGGGTTGTCATCATTGAAGGTTGCCTGTCAGGATATAATATATATCAGCTCAGGATCAAATAACTAGGGCGAAAGATCGGCGTGCAGACGGGTTTCCACAATATATAAATCCGTAACGCGCGTTGTTTTATAGCACACCAGGAGTTACTCCTATCCACAAATTCAACCTATACGAGGGTATTCGATGGGAAATGGTAAATTTGCAGCCCGAAAGCTGAAGCGCGACTCAAAGAAAGACCGGTGGCATGATCCAGTCTACGCCCGGCGCCAGCTCGGACTCGATGTAAAATCCGACCCTCTTGAGGGGGCACCGCAGGCGCGCGGGATCGTACTCGAGAAGATTGGTGTTGAGGCGAAGCAGCCGAACTCTGCAATCCGGAAGTGCGTCCGTGTGCAGTTGATCAAGAATGGTCGTCAGGTGAGCGCATTTGCCGTCGGCGACGGTGCTATCAACTTCATCGACGAGCACGACGAGGTCGTGATCGAGGGTATCGGCGGCAGACTGGGTCGGTCGATGGGTGATATCCCCGGCGTCCGGTACGTCGTGACCAAGGTCAACAACGTCAGCTTACACGAGATGGTCATCGGACGCAAGGAGAAGCCGCGGAGGTAAATTGTATGGAAGAAGCAGAAGCAGTGACTCAGCCGCAGCTCCTCTTTAACCGGTGGGACATGAGCGAGGTGGTGATCCAGGATCCAAGCCTTGCTCGTTACGTGAACCTGCATACGATGATCGTACCGCACTCCTGCGGCAAGCTCGCCGGCCAGCAGTTCAACAAGAGCAACATGCTGATCGTCGAGCGCCTGATCAACAAACTGATGCAGACCGAGCACAACACCGGCAAGAAGGAACTCGCCATCCGCATCGTCCGGGAGGCCTTCGAGATCATCAACAAGAAGACCAAGAAGAACCCGGTTCAGGTGCTGGTGGACGCAGTCGCCAACGCAGGCCCCCGTGAGGAGACCGTCCGGCTGAAGTACGGCGGCATCAACGTCCCGAAATCGGTCGATACCGCCCCCCAGCGGCGTGTCGACGTCGCCCTGCGGTTCATCACCGACGGTGTCCTGCAGGCGAGCCACAAGAAGAAGAAGAGCGTGAGCGAGGCGCTCGCTGAAGAACTGATTGCAGCCGCAAACGGCGATACCCGCTCATACGCCGTCTCAAAGAGAGAAGAGAGAGAGCGTATTGCAAAGGCTGCCCGTTGATACCCTATTATTTTTTGGTGAAGCATGACCCGACGAAAGAAGATGGTTGAGCGGGTAACGGAGCTGATGGACAAGCCGGAGCGGATCCGGAACATCGGTATCGTTGCCCACATTGATCACGGAAAGACTACACTCTCAGACAACCTGCTTGCAGGAGCAGGCATGATCAGCGAGGAGCTTGCGGGTAAGCAGCTCTTCATGGATTCCGACGAGGAGGAGCAGGTGCGCGGTATCACCATCGATGCAAGCAACGTCTCGATGGTCCACGAGTACGATGGCAAGGAGTACCTGATCAACATGATCGATACCCCCGGCCACGTGGACTTCGGCGGTGACGTGACCCGTGCCATGCGTGCGGTCGACGGGGCCGTCGTCGTGGTGGACGCGGTCGAGGGCACCATGCCTCAGACGGAGACGGTGCTCCGGCAGGCTCTCAAGGAGGGTGTCCGCCCGGTCCTCTTCATCAACAAAGTCGACCGGCTGATCAACGAACTGAAGGTGGACGAGCAGGAGATGCAGATCCGCCTCGGGAAGGTGATCGACAAGGTCAACAAGTTGATCAAGGGCATGAACGAGAAGATGTACAACGAGGGCTGGAAACTCGATGCCGCAAAGGGCACCGTTGCCTTCGGCTCCGCGCTCTACAACTGGGCCGTCTCCGTTCCCTTCATGAAGAAGAGCGGTGTCTCGTTCAAGGAAGTCTACCAGAAATGTAACGCCGGCGAAATGAAGTGGCTGGCAAAGAACAGCCCGCTGCACGCTGTCCTCCTCGATATGGTGGTCAAGCATCTCCCGAACCCCATCGAGGCCCAGGACCGGCGTATCCACATCATCTGGCACGGCGACTACAACTCCTCCGAAGGTAAGGCCATGATCAACTGCGACCCGAACGGGCCGGTCTGCCTGATGGTCACCGATATCTCGTTTGACCCGCACGCTGGCGAGGTCGCCACAGGCCGTCTCTT
Coding sequences:
- a CDS encoding 7-carboxy-7-deazaguanine synthase QueE, producing the protein MFVSEIFRSLQGEGKNQGRPCTFIRLAGCNLRCAWCDTSYAQEGGRNMSVGEVLDRVWLQNGKHICITGGEPLLQHDEVLELLKKLSLHGYSVEIETNGTRDFREMQPYASICMDVKCPSSGARSDLRLLAHITPRDSVKFVVADEDDLLYARAVMNRCEIRGEVFISPVEGTDRRAIAEQIVKENLPVRFQVQLHKILGIK
- a CDS encoding 30S ribosomal protein S7, whose protein sequence is MEEAEAVTQPQLLFNRWDMSEVVIQDPSLARYVNLHTMIVPHSCGKLAGQQFNKSNMLIVERLINKLMQTEHNTGKKELAIRIVREAFEIINKKTKKNPVQVLVDAVANAGPREETVRLKYGGINVPKSVDTAPQRRVDVALRFITDGVLQASHKKKKSVSEALAEELIAAANGDTRSYAVSKREERERIAKAAR
- a CDS encoding 6-pyruvoyl trahydropterin synthase family protein, which produces MTTRIYKEVFFEATHRLIHYQGKCFRLHGHQWRVEVWIEGTPDERTGIVLDYNTIKEVVGRFDHQVILNEADPMAECIEKFHPVITTSGDPTSELLAGLIAEMIDAMAAQQGSDARVAKIRVWESASSYAERTYVRQ
- a CDS encoding 30S ribosomal protein S12: MGNGKFAARKLKRDSKKDRWHDPVYARRQLGLDVKSDPLEGAPQARGIVLEKIGVEAKQPNSAIRKCVRVQLIKNGRQVSAFAVGDGAINFIDEHDEVVIEGIGGRLGRSMGDIPGVRYVVTKVNNVSLHEMVIGRKEKPRR
- the queC gene encoding 7-cyano-7-deazaguanine synthase QueC — its product is MKKAVCLLSGGMDSSTLAYVAKDMGYDIIALHFTYGQRTEVKERKCAKEIARLLGAVEFVEIGLEHFKKIGASSLTDENIPVEEYVGEEEGIPNTYVPFRNANLLAIATSLAEARHAEAIFIGVQTGDYPGYPDCRPEFIEAFQRAIDLGTAAKPRIRLMTPFVQMSKVDIIEKGLRLGVPYEHTWSCYQANDRACGICSSCHYRREAFRELGLEDPIEYEE